A region of the bacterium genome:
AGACCAACCCCGAGGACGTGCACGGGATGTTGATCGCGCGCGGCATCCTCACGGCCCGAGGAGGCGCCACCAGCCACGCGGCCGTCGTCGCCCGGGGGCTCGGAAAGCCGTGCGTGGCCGGCGCCGAGGCGATCCGGGTCGACCCCGACGCCCACCAGTTCAGCGTGAACGGCCAGGTGATCCACCAGGGCGAGTTCATCTCCATCGACGGGACGACCGGCGAGGTCTTCGGCCGCGCGATCCGGACGATCGATCCCGACGTGAGCGAAGATCGCGATCTCCAGACGCTGCTCGGGTGGGCCGACCGCACGCGACGCCTCGGGGTGTGGGCGAACGCCGACTACCCACGAGATGCGGCGCGCGCCCGAGTGTTTGGCGCGGAGGGCATTGGGCTGTGCCGGACCGAGCACATGTTCTTCGAGGAAGACCGCCTGCCGATCGTCAGGCGCATGATCCTGGCCGAGAGCGACGAGGAACGCCAGCAGGCCCTCGACCGTCTGTTGCCGATCCAACGGCAGGACTTCATCGGCATCCTCCGCGAGATGGCCGGGTCGACCGTGGTGATCCGGTTGATCGACCCACCGCTGCACGAGTTCCTCCCCCGCTACGACGACCTGCTGGCCGAGGTCACCGAGCTGCGGGTCCGCGGCACTGATCCGCGCGCGCTCGAGGAAAAGGAACGGCTCCTCCGCGCCGTGGCGGGCATGCGCGAGCAAAACCCCATGCTCGGGCTGCGGGGCATCCGGCTCGGCATCCTGAACCCCGGGATCATCGACATGCAGGTCCGGGCGATCCTGGAAGCCGCCTGCATCCTCGCGAAAGAGGGGGTCAAGACCCATCCGGAGATCATGATCCCGCTCGTCGGCCACCCGAACGAGCTTCGGGTGGTGGAGCAACGGGTCCGGCCGCTCGCCGAACGGGTCATGACCGAGCGCGGCGTGCGCGTCGCATACAAGTTCGGCACGATGATCGAGATCCCGCGGGCGTGCGTCGTCGCAGACGAGATCGCCGAGCTCGCGGAGTTCTTTTCGTTCGGCAGCAACGACCTCACCCAGTTGATCTTTGGGTTCAGCCGGGACGACGCGGAAGGCAAGTTCCTCCTCCGCTACGTCAATGACAAGATCCTGCCGGAGAATCCGTTCCAGGTTCTCGACGCGAAGGGGGTCGGCGGGCTGATCGACATGGCGGTGCGGCTCGGCCGCAAGGCTCGACCGGAGCTCGAGCTCGGTATCTGCGGGGAGCACGGTGGGGATCCTCAGAGCATCGAGTTTTGCCACAAGGTGGGGTTGACGTACGTGAGCTGTTCCCCCTATCGCGTGCCGACCGCGAGACTCGCCGCCGCGCAGGCCGTGCTCAAGGAGAAGCAGGCGCGAGCCGAGCGCGATCGCTAGCCTGTCATGAACCCGCGCGAGGTGACGGAGGGGTGGGAGGACCAGGCGCTCGCTCCGCACGCCGTCCACAGCGCGCGCTCCCGCGGTCGAGTTCGTTCCGAGCCGCCCGACCCGCTGCGGACGGTGTTTCAGCGGGACCGGGATCGGATCATCCACTCGAAGGCGTTTCGCCGCCTGATGCACAAGACGCAGGTGTTCCTTGCGCCGGAAGGAGACCACTACCGCACGCGGTTGACCCACACCTTGGAGGTGGCCCAGATCGCCCGCACGATCGCGCGGGCGATTCGGATCAATGAGGATCTGACCGAGGCGATCGTGCTGGGCCACGACCTGGGACACCCTCCGTTCGGACACGCCGGCGAGGAGGCGCTCAACCATGCGATGGCGGCGCACGGCGGGTTCCGGCACGACCTCCAAAGCCTCCGCATGGTGGAGGTCCTCGAGCGCCGCCGCACCCGCGATGGGACCGTTGAAGAAGGGTTGAACCTGACGTGGGAGGTCCGGAACGGAATCGGCGGTCACTCGAAAGGACCCAGTGACATCGAAATCTTTCCGGACCTCGACGAGGCGGTGCCGGAGACCGGTCCCGAGACGGTCGAAGGACAACTCGCCCGTGTGGCCGACCGGATCGCCTACGTGCATCATGATACCGATGACGCGATGCGGGCGGGGCTGATCAACGAACGCGATGTGCCCGCGGCGGTCCGCCAGGTGTTGGGGCAGACCCGAGGGCAGTGGGTGGACACCACGGTCCGCGACATCGTCGCCCGTTCGGCCGAGACGGGTCGGATCCAGATGGCGGATGAGGTCCGAGTCGCACTCAACGGGCTCAAGGACTTCCTGTTCGAGGTCGTGTACCTGGGATCGGCTGCCAAGGCGGAGGTGGACAAGGCGCAGCGGCTCCTGATCGACATGTTCGCGCACTTCGTCGACCACCCGGGAGAGATCGGAGAGGAAGCGCGGCGGCTGCTCGATGAGGGACGCTCGACGGTTCCCAGGGCGGTGTGCGATTTCCTGGCCGGCATGACCGACCGGTTCGCGATCCGGACGGCCGAGCGCCTCTTCGTGCCCCGCACATGGGCGAGCTTCTGATGCCGCGGCCGGTCGCCGCGCAAGGACCTGGTTGAGGAGGGGACGGCATGAAAACCGCGGATGAGTATCGGGCCAGCCTGCGCGACGGCCGCGTGGTGTATTACGAGGGCCAGCGCGTGCCGGACATCACTACGCACCCGGCCCTCCGGGTCGCCGTCGACCACGCGGCGCTCGACTACGAGATGGCGGCGGATCCCCGGTACCGGTCGCTGGCGATCGTCCCGCATCCCGACGGCGGAGAGATGAGCCGGTACTTCGCCTTTCCGCATACCGGCGACGATCTGCTCAGGCGAATGGAATTAATCGAGACGAGCACGCGGCTCGGGGGCACGATTGTGCCGCTGCTCAAGGAGATCGGGACGGATGCGCTGTTCGCCCTGCACCTGGTGGCGCATGAGGTGGATCGGGCGCGGGGGACGCGGTACCTGGATCGGATCCGGACCTTCTACGCCCACTGCCGCGATCGGGATCTCGCCATGGCGGTGGCGCAGACCGATGTGAAGGGGGATCGGAGCGCGGGGCCGAGCGATCAGGCGCACCCGGACTATTATCTCCGGATCGTCGAGGAGCGGTCGGACGGGATCGTGGTGCGCGGCGCGAAGGTGCACACGTCCGTCAGCATGAATGCCAATGAGCTCATCGTCCTGCCTACACGCGCTCTGGGAGACCGGGATCGCGCCTACGCGGTGGCGTTCGCCGTTCCAGTCGCGACGCGCGGGCTGACCCTGGTCGTCAGCCCGTACGGAGGCCACGCGGTGTCGCCGCTGGAGCATCCGCTGTCGAGCCGGCACCGCATGACCGAAACGCTCACCGTATTCGACGACGTCTTCGTGCCTCGGGATCGAGTGTTCTTGCAGGGGGAATCAGAGCACGCCGGGCCGCTTGCCCGGACGTTCGTCGAGTTTCATCGGTTTACCGCGGTCTCCTACAAGTTGCCGCTCGTCGACCTCCTCGTCGGGGCCGCGCAGTTGATCGCGGAGTACAACGGGATCGAGAGGGCCGGGCACGTGCGCGACAAGATCACGTGGTTGGTGGCCTATGCGCGGACGCTCAGGGCGCTTACCCGGATGGCCGCCCTCGACTGCTATCGAGGGGCGTTCGAGATCGCGGTCCCGGATCCCGCCACGGTCAACATCGCCAAGCTGCACTTTGCCACCCAGTTCCACCAAGCGGTGGCGTACGTGCAGGAGATCGCCGGCGGACTGCTCGTCACGGCCCCGGGGCAGGCGGACTGGGAGCAACCCGCCACCCGTCCGTTGCTGGAGCGCTACCTCGGCGGGAAGGGGGTCGACGCCGAATCGCGGATGCGGCTGCTGCACCTGATCTCGGACGTCACGACCTCGCATCTCGGCGGCTACCACGCCGTGCTGGCGATCCATGCGGAGGGGTCCATCGAAGCAGAGAAGCTGACGATCTACCGGACCGCCCCGATGGACCGCTACGTCGCGCTCGCGAGAGAGCTCGCCGGCATCGGGGGGTAGAGTGCATCGCGACGTGGTGTGAATGAGAATCCACGTGAGGGTGAACTGGTGAGCGGGGCGACAGAGACGGGCACGAGTCGTTTCGCGGGCTTCGTCGAGCGTTGTTCCTTTGAGCAATTGCCGTCCATAGTGGTTCAGCAAACCAAAGCCGTGATCTACGATGGGCTGGGGGCGTTGCTCGCCGCGACGTCACCGCGGTACGACATCGGCGATGTGCTGGTCCGCTTTGTCCGCGACACCGGGGGAACGCCTGAATCCCAAATCATCGGCACAGCACTGCGGACCAACTGTACGACGGCCGCCGTGGTCAACGGGACCCTCGGGTACTACTGCGACATTGAAAGCCATCATCCTGGGGCGATCATGCACGCGATCGCGGTCGTGGGGCCCGCTGCACTCGCCGTCGGGGAAAAGCTTCGACGCTCGGGCCGGGATGTTCTGACCGCCATCGTCGTAGGGATCGATGTGGCGTGCCGGGTGAGCTCCGCACTCGGCGGGCCGGCGCTCTATGCCCGCGGGTTCCATCCCACCTGTGTCGCCGGAACCTTTGGTGCGATGGCCGCGGCGGCGCGGTTGTTCGGATTGAAGGGGGACGCGCTGCGCCACGCGTTTGGCCTTGCTGGCACCGAAGCCTCGGGCCTCCTGGCCTGGGTGACCGATCCCACGGAACACTCTCGTCCCTACAACATGGGGCTGGCGTCGAGGCACGGCGTGTTCGCGGCGCAGCTGGCCTGGTGCGGGTTTGGAGGACCCCCCGCCGTCTTTGAAGGAAAGTATCCGCTCGGGGAGGCGTTCACGGGGCAGTGGGACGAGGCGGCCCTCTTTGAGGGCCTGGGCGAGCGGTTCAAAGTGATGGAGCTGTACTTCAAACTCTATGCCTGCTGCGCATTCCTTCATCCGGGTCTCGATGGCTTGTTGGATATCCAGGCCGCCCACCACGTGCCGGCCCGCGAGATCCGGCACATTACCCTGCGCTTCCCGAGGTCCGGATACAAGGTGATCGACAACAATTCTCTTCGGTCTCACTGTGCTCAATACGTCTTGGCCTTGGCGGCGCATCGGGGCGCCGTCGATTTTCAAGACATCACGAACGATCGGCGCACCGAGCCCGAGATCAAATCGTTGTCCGAGCGCGTTCGCGTGCTGGGCGACGAGGAGCTGGATCGCACCTACCCCGACCTCTATCGGTCTATCGTGGAAGTCGACACGAAGGACGGCCTCCGCCACGTGCGCGACGTGACCCACCCCAAGGGCTCTCCGGCGAATCCGATCGCCTCCGCCGAGCTCACGAGGAAGTTCGGCGCTCTGACACGCGACGTCGTGGGCGCGGAACAACGGGAAGA
Encoded here:
- a CDS encoding 4-hydroxyphenylacetate 3-hydroxylase N-terminal domain-containing protein → MKTADEYRASLRDGRVVYYEGQRVPDITTHPALRVAVDHAALDYEMAADPRYRSLAIVPHPDGGEMSRYFAFPHTGDDLLRRMELIETSTRLGGTIVPLLKEIGTDALFALHLVAHEVDRARGTRYLDRIRTFYAHCRDRDLAMAVAQTDVKGDRSAGPSDQAHPDYYLRIVEERSDGIVVRGAKVHTSVSMNANELIVLPTRALGDRDRAYAVAFAVPVATRGLTLVVSPYGGHAVSPLEHPLSSRHRMTETLTVFDDVFVPRDRVFLQGESEHAGPLARTFVEFHRFTAVSYKLPLVDLLVGAAQLIAEYNGIERAGHVRDKITWLVAYARTLRALTRMAALDCYRGAFEIAVPDPATVNIAKLHFATQFHQAVAYVQEIAGGLLVTAPGQADWEQPATRPLLERYLGGKGVDAESRMRLLHLISDVTTSHLGGYHAVLAIHAEGSIEAEKLTIYRTAPMDRYVALARELAGIGG
- a CDS encoding MmgE/PrpD family protein, translated to MSGATETGTSRFAGFVERCSFEQLPSIVVQQTKAVIYDGLGALLAATSPRYDIGDVLVRFVRDTGGTPESQIIGTALRTNCTTAAVVNGTLGYYCDIESHHPGAIMHAIAVVGPAALAVGEKLRRSGRDVLTAIVVGIDVACRVSSALGGPALYARGFHPTCVAGTFGAMAAAARLFGLKGDALRHAFGLAGTEASGLLAWVTDPTEHSRPYNMGLASRHGVFAAQLAWCGFGGPPAVFEGKYPLGEAFTGQWDEAALFEGLGERFKVMELYFKLYACCAFLHPGLDGLLDIQAAHHVPAREIRHITLRFPRSGYKVIDNNSLRSHCAQYVLALAAHRGAVDFQDITNDRRTEPEIKSLSERVRVLGDEELDRTYPDLYRSIVEVDTKDGLRHVRDVTHPKGSPANPIASAELTRKFGALTRDVVGAEQREEIARAVNRFEHLEEIGQLTRWLRSERRGERDEATASSDEYGGASHV
- the ppdK gene encoding pyruvate, phosphate dikinase encodes the protein MAIRHLPKAARRRTVSRRPAGRATPPKGAARKRIWLFEEGNASMRELLGGKGAGLAEMSRVGLPVPPGFTITTAVCNEYNARGQTFPPGLMNEVRRALGSVERKMGKRFGDPKNPLLVSVRSGAKFSMPGMMDTVLNLGLNEETLRGLAALTGDERFAQDAHRRFVQMFGKIVLGVPGEQFEEIIEARKRRSGARLDTDLSAGDLAGIAAEFKALIKRQKGVDFPTDPWVQLEMAIRAVFDSWMGKRAVDYRNFNKIPHDLGTAVNVQAMVFGNMGGESATGVAFTRSPATGEKRLYGEYLPNAQGEDVVAGTRTPHPIAQMERELPNVYRQFQDVAKMLERHYKDMQDLEFTVERGTLWMLQTRSGKRTAQAAVKVAVDMVREKLIARDDALLRVEPEQIYQLLLPRFDPEDKGAAEREGKLLTRGLNASPGAATGIAVFDPDTAVEIGAGGQAVILVRPETNPEDVHGMLIARGILTARGGATSHAAVVARGLGKPCVAGAEAIRVDPDAHQFSVNGQVIHQGEFISIDGTTGEVFGRAIRTIDPDVSEDRDLQTLLGWADRTRRLGVWANADYPRDAARARVFGAEGIGLCRTEHMFFEEDRLPIVRRMILAESDEERQQALDRLLPIQRQDFIGILREMAGSTVVIRLIDPPLHEFLPRYDDLLAEVTELRVRGTDPRALEEKERLLRAVAGMREQNPMLGLRGIRLGILNPGIIDMQVRAILEAACILAKEGVKTHPEIMIPLVGHPNELRVVEQRVRPLAERVMTERGVRVAYKFGTMIEIPRACVVADEIAELAEFFSFGSNDLTQLIFGFSRDDAEGKFLLRYVNDKILPENPFQVLDAKGVGGLIDMAVRLGRKARPELELGICGEHGGDPQSIEFCHKVGLTYVSCSPYRVPTARLAAAQAVLKEKQARAERDR
- a CDS encoding deoxyguanosinetriphosphate triphosphohydrolase; the encoded protein is MNPREVTEGWEDQALAPHAVHSARSRGRVRSEPPDPLRTVFQRDRDRIIHSKAFRRLMHKTQVFLAPEGDHYRTRLTHTLEVAQIARTIARAIRINEDLTEAIVLGHDLGHPPFGHAGEEALNHAMAAHGGFRHDLQSLRMVEVLERRRTRDGTVEEGLNLTWEVRNGIGGHSKGPSDIEIFPDLDEAVPETGPETVEGQLARVADRIAYVHHDTDDAMRAGLINERDVPAAVRQVLGQTRGQWVDTTVRDIVARSAETGRIQMADEVRVALNGLKDFLFEVVYLGSAAKAEVDKAQRLLIDMFAHFVDHPGEIGEEARRLLDEGRSTVPRAVCDFLAGMTDRFAIRTAERLFVPRTWASF